A region of Paenibacillus thiaminolyticus DNA encodes the following proteins:
- a CDS encoding response regulator, with protein sequence MIVEDDPMVAKFNGMYVDKVPGFALAGTSDGIEAGWEILQSRKIDLVLLDVYMANKNGLDLLVDVRNANLAIDVIVVSSANDQASVQTALRYGAVDYLIKPFDFERFQAALMRYKYRCIHMRKDGIQQEELDALFYPGGGNKGWVEETLPKGITKETFLRVLREINKLEGWFSTAALAELTGISRVSLRKYLRFLEESNTLLSDVSYQGSGRPLQQYKLSAEGLDYVLSILQKSN encoded by the coding sequence TTGATTGTTGAAGATGATCCGATGGTAGCGAAGTTCAACGGGATGTATGTGGACAAGGTGCCGGGCTTCGCATTGGCGGGAACGTCCGACGGAATCGAAGCAGGCTGGGAGATTCTGCAGAGCCGAAAAATCGATTTAGTGTTGCTTGATGTGTATATGGCGAACAAGAATGGACTTGATCTGCTCGTCGATGTAAGGAACGCCAACCTTGCAATTGATGTTATCGTGGTCTCTTCTGCAAATGACCAAGCTTCCGTACAAACGGCTCTTCGCTACGGAGCCGTTGATTACTTGATCAAGCCCTTTGACTTTGAGCGGTTCCAAGCGGCGCTCATGCGGTACAAGTATAGATGCATCCATATGCGGAAGGATGGCATTCAGCAAGAAGAGCTTGATGCATTGTTTTATCCGGGGGGCGGGAATAAAGGATGGGTTGAGGAGACCCTGCCAAAAGGGATTACGAAAGAAACGTTTCTTCGCGTCCTGCGCGAGATTAATAAGCTGGAGGGCTGGTTCTCCACGGCAGCTTTGGCCGAGTTGACAGGGATTTCACGAGTGTCTCTGCGCAAATATCTCCGTTTCCTGGAGGAAAGCAACACACTGCTCAGCGATGTCAGCTATCAAGGCAGCGGCCGCCCGCTTCAGCAGTATAAGCTCAGCGCAGAAGGGCTTGATTACGTGCTTTCTATTTTGCAAAAATCCAATTAA
- a CDS encoding SLC13 family permease, producing the protein MKQLVVSAWRSLWAQHKRTKEVLTVSGQAAAQVQPGVKSNKPYATAQLVGFLLGPALFMLTMLFFQPEGLSAEGRSVLAVTLWIAAWWITEAIPIPATSLLPLILLPVTGAMQGNVVASSYGNDIIFLFLGGFFIATAMEKWNLHKRMALSIISVIGTSTQRILLGFMAATGFLSMWVSNTAAVMMMIPMGLAITAQIASTLAGKPEEKELPKFEKSLIFGIGYAGTIGGLGTLIGTPPNIILVAQMNELFGITISFAQWMLFGIPVVMLMLFFTWLYLGKMKFRTSIRQLPGGRELIESERSKLGKTSFEEGMVGLVFVFAAFMWITREFLWVEGGWFMAIPGISDGMIAIMAAALLFILPAKAESGSRILNWSDSKDIPWGVLLLFGGGLAIAAGFRSSGLSDWMGEQLTMLDGFHLIVIISCATLLIMMMTELTSNTATATMILPVVAALAIALGIHPFALMIPCAMAANCAFMLPVGTPPNAIIFGTGKLKIMDMVRAGFSVNVFATLIIILAVYYLLPIVFGIDLNVIPDNLLTKAQG; encoded by the coding sequence ATGAAGCAATTGGTAGTATCCGCTTGGCGCAGCCTGTGGGCACAGCACAAGCGAACGAAAGAGGTATTGACGGTATCCGGCCAGGCGGCGGCTCAGGTTCAACCTGGCGTCAAGTCCAACAAACCGTATGCCACAGCTCAGCTTGTCGGATTTCTGCTGGGGCCTGCTTTGTTTATGTTGACGATGCTATTTTTTCAACCCGAGGGGTTGTCTGCGGAAGGGAGATCCGTGCTCGCCGTTACGTTATGGATTGCTGCATGGTGGATTACCGAGGCGATTCCGATACCGGCTACTTCTCTGCTGCCGCTAATTCTGCTTCCTGTCACGGGGGCAATGCAAGGCAATGTGGTCGCCTCATCCTACGGCAACGATATTATTTTCTTGTTTTTAGGCGGCTTTTTTATCGCCACCGCGATGGAAAAGTGGAATTTGCACAAAAGAATGGCACTGTCGATTATCTCGGTAATCGGGACAAGCACGCAGCGCATCCTGCTAGGCTTTATGGCCGCTACCGGATTTTTGTCGATGTGGGTATCCAATACGGCAGCCGTCATGATGATGATCCCGATGGGATTGGCGATTACGGCCCAGATTGCGAGCACATTGGCCGGCAAGCCGGAAGAGAAGGAGCTGCCGAAATTTGAGAAGTCCCTTATTTTTGGCATCGGCTATGCAGGGACGATCGGCGGGCTCGGAACACTCATCGGCACTCCGCCTAACATTATTCTTGTCGCCCAGATGAATGAGCTGTTCGGCATTACAATCTCCTTTGCCCAGTGGATGCTGTTTGGCATTCCCGTCGTCATGCTCATGCTCTTTTTTACGTGGCTTTATTTGGGAAAAATGAAGTTCAGAACATCGATCCGCCAGCTTCCGGGCGGAAGAGAGTTAATTGAGAGCGAACGCAGCAAGCTTGGCAAAACCAGCTTTGAAGAAGGCATGGTTGGCCTCGTATTCGTTTTTGCCGCTTTTATGTGGATCACGCGCGAGTTTTTATGGGTAGAGGGCGGTTGGTTCATGGCCATTCCCGGCATCTCGGACGGGATGATCGCGATTATGGCTGCAGCCCTGTTGTTTATCCTTCCGGCCAAAGCAGAATCAGGCTCCCGCATTTTGAATTGGAGTGATTCCAAAGACATTCCGTGGGGCGTGCTCCTTCTGTTCGGAGGCGGTCTGGCGATTGCGGCAGGCTTCCGCTCCAGCGGTCTGTCTGACTGGATGGGCGAACAGTTGACGATGCTTGACGGTTTCCATCTTATTGTCATTATTTCATGCGCTACGCTTCTCATTATGATGATGACCGAGCTCACGTCCAATACGGCAACCGCGACGATGATCTTGCCTGTCGTAGCCGCGCTCGCGATCGCCTTAGGCATTCATCCGTTCGCTCTTATGATCCCGTGCGCCATGGCGGCCAACTGCGCCTTCATGCTTCCGGTCGGCACGCCGCCCAATGCGATCATCTTCGGTACGGGCAAATTAAAGATTATGGACATGGTCCGGGCCGGTTTTTCCGTTAACGTATTCGCCACACTCATCATTATCCTTGCCGTCTATTATTTACTGCCGATCGTCTTCGGAATTGACCTGAACGTTATTCCTGACAATCTGTTGACCAAGGCGCAGGGCTAG
- a CDS encoding ring-cleaving dioxygenase, with the protein MTLQTAGIHHITAFARDPQANVDFYAGVLGLRLVKKTINFDAPEVYHLYFGNEAGGPGTIITFFPWPDSRRGRIGGGQVGMTTYVVPPGALDFWEARLRRFGISVMTGRRFGENYVQFTDNEGLRLELVEREEGPASQWSFGGIPADKAIKGFGGAVLFSVHANETMNVLEHVLGLTRVGEDTGFVRFRAAGELGNLIDIPKSDMEPGVGGAGTVHHIAWRARDYEEHGEWRSKVEQSGYHPTPIVDRQYFNAVYFRESGGILFEIATDPPGFMRDEPFESLGESLMLPEWFEPHRTRIEANLLPIEVRPLKEGEA; encoded by the coding sequence ATGACTTTGCAGACGGCAGGGATTCATCATATTACCGCTTTTGCCCGGGATCCGCAGGCGAACGTTGACTTTTATGCCGGCGTTCTCGGCTTGCGGCTTGTCAAGAAGACGATTAACTTCGATGCGCCGGAAGTATACCATTTGTATTTCGGGAACGAGGCGGGCGGTCCGGGGACGATCATTACGTTCTTCCCGTGGCCGGATTCCCGCAGAGGCCGCATCGGGGGCGGCCAGGTCGGCATGACGACGTATGTCGTTCCGCCGGGCGCACTGGACTTCTGGGAAGCGCGGCTGAGACGGTTCGGCATCTCCGTCATGACAGGCCGCCGCTTCGGGGAGAATTATGTGCAATTTACAGACAATGAAGGCTTGCGGCTGGAACTGGTGGAACGGGAGGAAGGCCCGGCCAGCCAATGGTCGTTCGGCGGAATTCCGGCGGACAAGGCGATCAAGGGCTTCGGCGGAGCGGTGCTGTTCAGCGTGCATGCCAACGAGACGATGAACGTGCTGGAGCATGTGCTCGGCTTGACCCGGGTCGGCGAGGATACCGGATTCGTCCGCTTCCGGGCGGCCGGGGAGCTCGGCAATCTGATCGATATTCCGAAGTCGGATATGGAGCCGGGAGTGGGGGGCGCAGGAACCGTGCACCATATCGCCTGGCGGGCCCGTGATTATGAGGAGCATGGGGAGTGGCGGAGCAAGGTGGAGCAGAGCGGCTATCATCCGACGCCGATCGTCGACCGCCAATATTTCAACGCCGTCTACTTCCGGGAGAGCGGCGGGATTCTGTTCGAGATTGCGACGGATCCGCCGGGCTTCATGCGCGATGAACCGTTCGAGTCACTTGGAGAGAGCCTGATGCTGCCGGAATGGTTCGAGCCGCACCGCACCCGGATTGAAGCGAACCTGCTGCCGATCGAAGTAAGACCGCTCAAGGAGGGAGAGGCATGA
- a CDS encoding alpha/beta hydrolase: MRHLYEKGTDESAPTLVLLHGTGGSERDLVPLARMISPGSAVLSLRGNVLENGMPRFFRRLAEGIFDEEDLLFRTGEVNTFLDQAAEQYGFDRRNLVAVGYSNGANIAASLLFHIQEAWAGAILHHPMVPRRGVVLPELSGLPVFIGAGKNDPICSPQETEELEGLLRGAGADVTVHWERYGHQLTSSEAEAAADWFRDKFLP; the protein is encoded by the coding sequence ATGAGACATCTGTATGAAAAAGGGACGGACGAGTCGGCCCCGACGCTGGTGCTGCTGCACGGGACGGGCGGTTCGGAGCGCGATCTGGTGCCGCTGGCCCGGATGATCTCGCCGGGTTCGGCGGTGCTCAGCCTTCGCGGCAATGTGCTGGAGAATGGGATGCCGCGCTTCTTCCGGCGGCTCGCGGAAGGCATCTTCGATGAAGAGGATCTTCTGTTCCGGACGGGAGAAGTGAACACCTTCCTGGATCAAGCGGCGGAACAGTACGGATTCGATCGGCGCAATCTCGTGGCGGTCGGATATTCCAATGGCGCGAATATCGCCGCCAGCCTGCTGTTCCATATTCAAGAGGCATGGGCCGGCGCCATTCTCCACCATCCGATGGTGCCGCGCCGCGGCGTCGTGCTGCCTGAGCTGAGCGGTCTCCCCGTCTTTATCGGGGCAGGCAAGAACGACCCGATCTGCTCGCCGCAGGAGACGGAGGAGCTGGAAGGACTGCTGCGCGGAGCGGGCGCCGACGTAACCGTTCATTGGGAGCGATACGGCCATCAATTGACCTCTAGCGAGGCGGAGGCGGCAGCGGACTGGTTCCGCGACAAGTTTTTGCCGTAA
- the cdaS gene encoding sporulation-specific diadenylate cyclase CdaS, translated as METENCDLSIVKQQLKEQLKQLSVDIRQSLEVFDESDNCMLGQFEQFRKSILALESTAASFYLNCYLSPYTDKYAELTLSIHHLSQRRLGALIVVQRQDPLDHLIQPGTPIGATLTHSLLESIFISGSPLHDGAVVIRANEILSAGNILPLSMSIPPGSRFGTRHRAAAGLSERSDALVLVVSEESGTASFALGGRLYPISSLIPARDAK; from the coding sequence ATGGAGACGGAAAATTGCGATCTATCCATCGTCAAGCAGCAATTGAAGGAGCAGCTCAAGCAGCTCTCCGTTGATATCAGGCAGAGCCTGGAAGTCTTCGATGAATCGGACAACTGCATGCTCGGACAGTTCGAGCAGTTCCGCAAAAGCATTCTCGCGCTTGAATCGACGGCGGCCTCGTTCTATTTGAACTGTTATTTGTCCCCCTACACCGACAAATATGCCGAGTTGACGCTGAGCATTCATCATTTGTCCCAACGAAGACTCGGGGCGTTGATCGTCGTGCAGCGCCAGGATCCGCTCGATCATCTGATCCAGCCCGGGACGCCAATCGGCGCGACCTTGACCCACTCGCTGCTCGAATCCATCTTCATCTCGGGCAGCCCGCTTCATGACGGTGCCGTCGTTATCCGCGCGAACGAGATACTGTCGGCCGGCAATATATTGCCGCTCTCCATGTCGATTCCTCCCGGGTCCAGATTCGGCACGCGCCACCGGGCCGCGGCAGGCTTGAGCGAGCGCAGCGATGCGCTCGTGCTTGTCGTCTCCGAAGAATCGGGCACCGCGTCATTCGCTCTGGGCGGACGGCTGTATCCTATCTCCTCGCTTATCCCGGCGAGGGATGCCAAGTAA
- a CDS encoding RNA polymerase sigma factor codes for MAFVKSNQTSSASEAHNAILEALPSLRKYCMSLTGSPWDAEDLVQDACLKAIPVFRRPGGKPLQTEAYLLRTAKHAWIDRIRKDRSAQRLQLLQPLQDLIEVPDPDAGMELEAAMSWLLAYLPPLQRTVLLLREGLGYSAAETAALLHTTEGAVKSALHRARSVLRTELPAEEEQLPVPEGVDDRLLKDYLSAFRSGEAARIVELGLQGAVEPVVSLHAVLGGSASRGQGMLTNGGRPSSWRMAA; via the coding sequence ATGGCCTTTGTGAAATCCAATCAGACTTCTTCTGCGAGCGAGGCGCATAATGCTATCCTGGAGGCGCTGCCTTCGCTGCGGAAATATTGCATGTCCCTGACCGGCTCGCCATGGGATGCGGAGGATTTGGTCCAGGATGCCTGCCTTAAGGCGATCCCCGTATTCCGGCGCCCGGGCGGCAAGCCGCTTCAGACGGAAGCGTATTTGCTGCGGACGGCGAAGCATGCCTGGATCGACCGCATTCGTAAAGATAGAAGCGCGCAGCGGCTTCAGCTGCTGCAGCCGCTGCAGGATCTGATTGAAGTCCCGGATCCCGATGCCGGCATGGAGCTGGAAGCCGCCATGTCTTGGCTGCTGGCATATTTGCCGCCATTGCAGCGGACCGTGCTGCTGCTGAGAGAAGGGCTTGGCTATTCAGCGGCGGAGACGGCTGCCCTGCTCCATACGACGGAAGGAGCGGTTAAGTCTGCGCTGCATCGCGCCCGATCCGTCCTGCGGACTGAGCTCCCGGCGGAAGAGGAGCAGCTTCCCGTCCCCGAAGGGGTGGATGACAGGCTGCTGAAGGACTATCTGTCCGCCTTCCGGAGCGGAGAGGCCGCCCGCATCGTCGAGCTGGGGCTGCAGGGCGCAGTTGAGCCGGTCGTCTCTCTGCATGCCGTCCTGGGGGGCTCCGCCAGCCGCGGTCAGGGAATGCTTACCAATGGTGGTCGTCCATCTTCTTGGAGGATGGCGGCCTGA
- the clpP gene encoding ATP-dependent Clp endopeptidase proteolytic subunit ClpP, which produces MNFIPYVVEQTKAGERSYDIYSRLLKDRIVMVSGEIEDQMANSIVAQLLFLAAEDPDKDIQMYINSPGGSVTAGFSIYDTMQFIKPDVSTICIGMAASFGAMLLTGGAKGKRMSLANSEVMIHQPLGGVRGQASDIQIHAEWILSTRRKVNRILSGHTGQPIERIEQDTDRDRFMDAKEALAYGIIDKIIA; this is translated from the coding sequence ATGAATTTCATACCGTATGTGGTCGAGCAGACCAAGGCGGGAGAACGCAGCTACGATATTTATTCGCGCTTGCTGAAGGACCGGATTGTCATGGTATCGGGAGAGATTGAAGATCAGATGGCCAATTCGATTGTTGCGCAGCTGCTGTTCCTGGCAGCGGAGGATCCGGATAAGGACATTCAGATGTATATCAATAGTCCGGGCGGCTCGGTGACGGCCGGATTCTCCATCTACGATACGATGCAGTTCATCAAGCCGGACGTGTCCACCATTTGCATCGGCATGGCTGCCAGCTTCGGGGCGATGCTGCTGACCGGCGGCGCGAAGGGCAAGCGGATGTCGCTCGCCAACAGCGAAGTGATGATCCACCAGCCGCTTGGCGGGGTACGCGGTCAGGCGTCCGATATCCAGATCCATGCGGAGTGGATACTGAGCACGCGGCGGAAGGTGAACCGGATTTTGTCCGGGCATACCGGCCAGCCAATTGAGCGGATCGAGCAGGATACGGATCGCGATCGCTTCATGGATGCGAAGGAAGCGCTCGCGTACGGGATAATCGACAAGATTATTGCTTAG
- a CDS encoding protein phosphatase 2C domain-containing protein, protein MQSCHLQGSGVWNEDALILNERSQVYGVVDGATSLGGYRDESGYTGGYIAAQLLAAHAIEAADGMPLEQMVMQANAALREKMRKAGINTADKAQLWSAAFALFRVREDWIEYVQAGDCMLFAKYEDGTYRRLTHDQVALFDRALLHKRQEALELGIREPAEILRYLLPFQRENRFRANARGGYAVLNGDPELERGMEAGRISRSGLTAIYAVTDGFFHGVDADKQEDVWTPMLEAIDRQGLEAYAKRLIEREQADSDCSANPRLKISDDKSGIVWTSPQA, encoded by the coding sequence ATGCAATCTTGTCATCTGCAAGGCAGTGGAGTATGGAATGAAGACGCCCTCATCCTTAACGAGCGGAGTCAGGTGTACGGGGTGGTCGACGGAGCCACCTCTCTTGGCGGTTACCGGGACGAATCCGGTTATACGGGCGGGTATATCGCCGCGCAGCTGCTCGCTGCCCACGCGATAGAGGCAGCGGACGGCATGCCGCTGGAACAGATGGTGATGCAGGCGAATGCCGCGCTGCGGGAGAAAATGAGGAAGGCCGGGATCAATACAGCCGACAAGGCGCAGCTGTGGAGCGCGGCATTCGCGTTGTTCCGCGTGCGGGAAGACTGGATTGAATATGTTCAGGCCGGCGACTGCATGCTCTTCGCCAAATATGAAGACGGTACCTACCGGCGGCTGACGCATGATCAGGTAGCGCTGTTCGATCGCGCGCTGCTGCACAAGCGTCAGGAGGCGTTGGAGCTCGGCATTCGTGAACCGGCCGAGATTCTTCGTTATCTGCTGCCATTCCAGCGCGAGAACCGGTTCAGAGCGAATGCGCGCGGCGGCTACGCCGTCTTGAACGGAGATCCGGAATTGGAGCGCGGCATGGAGGCGGGACGCATCAGCCGCTCCGGGCTGACGGCGATCTATGCGGTCACGGACGGGTTCTTCCACGGCGTGGACGCCGACAAGCAGGAAGACGTCTGGACACCGATGCTGGAGGCGATCGACCGCCAAGGTCTGGAAGCTTATGCGAAGCGGTTGATCGAGAGGGAACAGGCGGATTCGGACTGCTCCGCCAACCCGCGGCTGAAAATATCCGATGATAAGTCAGGCATCGTATGGACGAGCCCGCAGGCGTGA
- a CDS encoding C40 family peptidase, with amino-acid sequence MSASVMMPLQPVSAATATTSSAKAKSIIATGKKYMGVPYKFGAKSGITSAFDCSSFVQYLYKKQGIKLPRTSKQQSKVGTKVSKSQMKPGDLVFFYSPVHHVAIYIGDGKILHTYGKPGVTISSLDGNWGKRITGIRRVL; translated from the coding sequence ATGTCAGCGAGCGTGATGATGCCGCTGCAGCCGGTGAGTGCGGCCACTGCAACCACGAGCAGCGCCAAAGCGAAAAGCATCATTGCGACCGGAAAAAAATATATGGGCGTACCCTATAAGTTCGGAGCGAAATCCGGCATAACGAGCGCATTTGACTGCTCATCATTTGTTCAATATCTATACAAGAAGCAAGGCATCAAGCTGCCGCGGACTTCGAAGCAGCAATCGAAGGTCGGCACGAAGGTAAGCAAGAGCCAGATGAAGCCGGGAGATCTGGTGTTCTTCTACTCTCCGGTTCATCATGTCGCCATTTACATTGGAGACGGTAAAATCCTGCATACTTACGGCAAACCGGGCGTTACAATCTCCAGCCTCGATGGAAATTGGGGCAAGCGCATCACAGGGATTCGCCGCGTCCTGTAA
- a CDS encoding sensor histidine kinase, whose translation MKSFFSRPPKFVSLLPDTLMFRTTLLYVLSLVGVIIWIGLFIMGTVSHTVIQDTRRELTAVELKLIDTLETPADKQYQDILDEMLYPDHANYYVQVIDASGRVLAQSRGWYEAYDTNQQEVKLNWVVDTLKWNAKGGLFFRDQLVWNPLGGGEGMIHIRVQLNNVERLLQIMAQVLFITGLISSTAGSLWLYHVTKRNLAPLFAITNAVRRIQDHPDLKHRIPVPDTPRELNDLARTLNHMLVQLGEQVEREKNFVSDASHELRTPLTAFRGYVKLLKRWGTSNPDVLNRSLEALDQESERMQRLITQLLTLARTGSITLSRERIDLSDTIHQAIRQLWTEERGITLHVNMDKEAFVVGDEDQLRQVAIILIENAIRYTNPGGWIRVEVARNQGRVCFSVADSGIGIPDDEIGSIFDRFYRVDKARSRATGGTGLGLSIAKQLVNNHHGSITVESRLGEGSTFTVCLPPAPRSVPSMQ comes from the coding sequence ATGAAGTCTTTCTTTTCCCGTCCCCCCAAATTCGTTTCTTTGCTGCCGGATACCTTAATGTTCCGCACGACCTTGTTATACGTGCTGAGCTTGGTTGGGGTCATCATCTGGATCGGGCTCTTCATTATGGGCACCGTCAGCCATACCGTCATTCAGGATACGCGCCGGGAGCTGACCGCGGTCGAGCTTAAATTAATTGATACGCTAGAGACGCCCGCAGATAAGCAGTATCAAGATATTCTGGATGAGATGCTATATCCCGATCATGCGAATTACTACGTCCAAGTTATCGATGCATCCGGCCGTGTCCTTGCCCAATCCCGTGGCTGGTATGAGGCGTATGATACGAATCAGCAGGAAGTGAAGCTGAATTGGGTGGTCGATACGTTGAAGTGGAACGCGAAGGGCGGCCTGTTCTTCCGGGATCAGCTCGTCTGGAATCCGTTGGGCGGCGGAGAAGGAATGATTCATATTCGCGTTCAATTGAACAATGTCGAGCGCCTCCTTCAGATTATGGCCCAAGTGCTGTTCATCACCGGACTGATCAGCTCCACCGCCGGATCGTTATGGCTCTACCATGTTACGAAGAGAAATCTGGCTCCGTTGTTCGCCATCACGAACGCCGTCCGGCGCATTCAGGATCATCCGGATCTCAAGCATCGAATTCCAGTGCCGGATACGCCGCGGGAGCTGAACGATCTGGCCCGTACGCTCAATCATATGCTCGTGCAGCTGGGAGAGCAGGTCGAACGGGAGAAAAATTTCGTCTCGGACGCTTCCCACGAGCTCCGCACCCCCCTGACCGCCTTTCGGGGGTATGTCAAGCTGTTGAAGCGCTGGGGGACGAGCAACCCGGATGTTCTGAACCGCTCACTCGAAGCGTTGGATCAGGAGAGTGAACGAATGCAGCGCCTTATCACTCAGCTGCTGACGCTGGCCCGAACGGGCAGTATCACACTGAGCCGGGAGCGGATCGATCTCTCCGATACGATCCATCAAGCCATCCGTCAGCTCTGGACCGAGGAGCGCGGCATCACGCTACACGTCAACATGGACAAGGAAGCCTTCGTGGTCGGTGACGAGGACCAGCTCCGCCAGGTCGCGATCATCCTGATCGAGAATGCCATCCGCTACACGAACCCGGGAGGCTGGATTCGGGTGGAGGTGGCGCGGAACCAGGGACGCGTATGCTTCTCCGTCGCCGATTCCGGAATCGGAATTCCCGACGATGAGATCGGCAGCATATTCGATCGGTTCTACCGGGTGGACAAAGCGCGCTCCCGGGCAACCGGCGGCACCGGCCTCGGCTTATCGATTGCCAAGCAGCTGGTGAATAATCACCACGGCAGCATCACGGTAGAGAGCCGCCTCGGCGAAGGAAGCACCTTCACGGTATGCCTGCCTCCCGCTCCGCGCAGCGTCCCGAGCATGCAATAA
- a CDS encoding response regulator transcription factor, with the protein MTSILLVEDEHNVSEFLQLELQHEGYDVTVAQDGEQALDYFRQQEWNLILLDWMIPRLNGLEVCRRIRKTSDVPIILLTARDYIGDKIAGLDTGADDYITKPFEIEELLARIRTVLRRHHPSWHAASPEVYQVDSLSIDVKKRRVTREGEQIDLTQREFDLLLYLMEHQGEVISREQLLSDVWGYDFAGETNVVDVYIRYLRNKLDRTYKPKLLHTVRGVGYVLRLS; encoded by the coding sequence ATGACATCGATTCTGCTCGTGGAAGATGAACATAACGTATCCGAGTTCCTTCAGCTGGAGCTGCAGCATGAGGGCTACGATGTGACGGTGGCGCAGGACGGTGAGCAGGCGCTCGACTATTTCAGGCAGCAGGAATGGAATCTGATCCTTCTGGATTGGATGATTCCGCGCCTGAACGGCTTGGAAGTATGCCGGCGCATCCGCAAGACGAGCGACGTGCCTATCATTCTGCTTACCGCCCGGGATTATATCGGCGACAAAATCGCCGGCCTCGACACCGGGGCCGATGATTACATTACGAAGCCGTTCGAGATCGAGGAGCTGCTGGCACGCATCCGGACCGTATTGCGCCGGCATCATCCGTCATGGCATGCCGCGTCGCCGGAAGTATATCAAGTGGACAGCTTGTCGATCGATGTGAAAAAAAGACGGGTGACGCGCGAGGGCGAACAGATCGATCTCACGCAGCGGGAATTTGACCTGCTTCTCTACTTGATGGAGCATCAGGGAGAAGTTATCAGCAGGGAGCAGCTCCTGTCCGACGTCTGGGGCTATGATTTCGCCGGCGAGACGAATGTGGTCGACGTCTATATCCGCTACCTTCGCAACAAGCTGGATCGAACGTACAAGCCGAAGCTTCTTCACACTGTGCGCGGGGTCGGCTATGTGCTGCGCTTATCGTAA
- a CDS encoding AI-2E family transporter: MHMDQPQPQSRMSKFKLFFLNNRFVLFLLILLLIGLNIFLLTKISFIFHPLLVLIKTVLLPVILAGVLYYLLNPIVDFLQEKGVKRVFTILLLYLIILGLLTIIVLAVVPVIRHQVMELVSNFPAFAAHIERLLTDSIGSDYIQRFQQTIDFDTEKLFDTITERATSLLNNTWSSIGGFVGAVTETILALVTVPFILFYLLKDGKKLPAYILGFLPTALRKQTGQVMTEMNHQISSYIRGQIIISCCIGMLLYIGYLIIGLDYSLILAIIAACTSIVPYLGPAIAITPALIVALVTSPIMLLKMIVVWTVVQLIEGKFISPQIMGKTLRIHPITIIFVILTAGNLFGVVGIILAVPGYAVMKVAATHLFRWFQARSHLYDGPPAGTDPTVKG, encoded by the coding sequence ATGCATATGGATCAGCCTCAACCCCAATCGAGGATGAGCAAGTTCAAACTGTTTTTTTTAAACAACCGCTTCGTTCTGTTTTTGCTGATTCTGCTGCTGATCGGCCTCAATATCTTTCTGCTGACGAAAATCTCGTTCATCTTCCATCCGCTGCTTGTCTTGATCAAGACCGTCCTGCTGCCGGTCATTTTGGCGGGCGTGTTATATTATCTGTTGAACCCGATCGTAGATTTTTTGCAGGAAAAAGGAGTGAAGCGGGTCTTTACGATCCTGCTGCTCTACCTCATCATATTGGGACTTCTTACGATAATCGTCTTAGCGGTGGTTCCGGTCATCCGTCATCAGGTAATGGAGCTGGTCTCGAACTTCCCGGCCTTCGCGGCCCATATCGAGAGGCTGCTGACCGACTCGATCGGCAGCGATTATATTCAGCGCTTCCAGCAGACCATCGATTTCGATACGGAGAAGCTGTTCGATACGATAACGGAGCGCGCCACGAGCTTATTGAATAATACATGGTCGAGCATTGGAGGCTTCGTCGGAGCCGTGACGGAGACGATTCTCGCTCTGGTGACCGTGCCGTTCATTCTGTTCTACCTGCTGAAGGACGGGAAGAAGCTCCCTGCTTATATTCTGGGGTTCTTACCGACGGCGCTGCGCAAGCAGACCGGGCAAGTGATGACGGAGATGAATCATCAGATCAGCTCTTATATCCGGGGGCAAATTATTATCAGCTGCTGCATCGGCATGCTTCTCTATATTGGCTATCTTATTATCGGTCTTGATTATTCGCTTATTCTGGCCATTATCGCCGCCTGCACGAGCATCGTTCCTTATCTGGGGCCAGCGATCGCGATAACGCCGGCGCTCATCGTGGCGCTCGTCACTTCGCCGATCATGCTGTTGAAGATGATCGTGGTCTGGACGGTCGTCCAGTTGATCGAAGGCAAGTTCATTTCCCCGCAAATTATGGGCAAGACGCTGCGGATTCACCCAATCACGATTATCTTCGTCATCCTGACGGCCGGCAATCTGTTCGGCGTCGTCGGCATCATCCTGGCCGTGCCTGGATATGCGGTAATGAAGGTCGCAGCCACGCATCTGTTCCGCTGGTTCCAAGCCCGATCCCATCTGTACGACGGGCCGCCTGCGGGAACGGATCCAACGGTTAAGGGGTAG